Proteins from a single region of Malaclemys terrapin pileata isolate rMalTer1 chromosome 25, rMalTer1.hap1, whole genome shotgun sequence:
- the HSD17B1 gene encoding 17-beta-hydroxysteroid dehydrogenase type 1: MEKTVVLITGCSSGIGLGLAVRLASDASRRFKVYATMRNLAKKEQLLECVRGCHASTLEILQLDVTDPFSLAAAAQQVQEQRVDVLVCNAGVGLMGPLETCSFQAMKTIFDVNVFGTIGTIQAFLPGMKRRKAGKIIISSSVGALQGIPFNAVYCASKFAVEGLCESLAVILQQFNVHVTLIECGPVNTSFLANLQRTDAEGSALQGLDPQTCALYSQYLQHCQNLFRDVAQDTEEVLQVFLEAICAPCPPLRSFTTQFFMPLTRLKLTSPDGSEYVRAMHKFVFSAGEVQGDQA; the protein is encoded by the exons ATGGAGAAGACCGTGGTGCTCATTACAGGCTGCTCCTCGGGGATCGGCCTGGGGCTGGCCGTGCGCCTGGCCTCGGACGCCTCCCGCAGGTTTAAAG TCTACGCCACCATGCGCAACCTGGCCAAGAAGGAGCAGCTGCTGGAGTGCGTGCGGGGCTGCCACGCCAGCACCCTGGAGATCCTGCAGCTGGATGTCACCGACCCGTTCTCGCTCGCCGCAGCCGCGCAGCAGGTGCAGGAGCAGCGCGTCGACGTGCTGG TGTGCAATGCCGGGGTGGGGCTGATGGGCCCCCTGGAGACCTGCTCCTTCCAGGCCATGAAGACCATCTTCGATGTGAACGTGTTTGGGACCATTGGCACCATCCAGGCCTTTCTGCCCGGCATGAAGCGTCGCAAGGCCGGCAAGATCATCATTTCCAGCAGCGTGGGGGCGCTGCAAG GGATCCCCTTCAATGCCGTGTATTGCGCCAGCAAGTTTGCAGTGGAAGGTCTGTGTGAGAGCCTGGCTGTGATCCTCCAGCAGTTCAACGTGCA cGTCACGCTGATCGAGTGCGGCCCGGTCAATACGAGCTTCCTGGCCAACCTGCAGCGGACGGACGCCGAGGGCAGCGCACTGCAAGGCCTGGACCCGCAGACCTGCGCCCTGTACAGCCAGTACCTCCAGCACTGCCAGAACCTCTTCCGCGACGTGGCCCAGGACACCGAGGAGGTCCTGCAG GTGTTCCTGGAAGCcatctgcgccccctgcccccctctgcgcTCTTTCACCACCCAGTTCTTCATGCCGCTCACCCGGCTCAAGCTAACGAGTCCCGACGGCTCGGAGTACGTCCGCGCCATGCACAAGTTCGTGTTCTCTGCAGGCGAGGTCCAGGGCGACCAGGCGTGA